In Phoenix dactylifera cultivar Barhee BC4 chromosome 11, palm_55x_up_171113_PBpolish2nd_filt_p, whole genome shotgun sequence, the following are encoded in one genomic region:
- the LOC103719088 gene encoding uncharacterized protein At4g00950, translating into MAMARSKSVNTDPSSTPPKLSLYSLPSQRPEPAGMATPPLRVPVSVPFAWEEAPGKPRKERGPCDPRPSPRPRWHRGLDLPPRMVAGEMRSSTMSSIPVLDGPYVLGRATSCYSFSLGDENPVKSKESGVWFWRRGRERKVRRYRNWEMNFRGLRGFISPSLSSSSQSSAGSSGGDGIGNEEEEEEEEEEAEAKHDKKVRITRFRRTKSLASASSHATSHLWAGIYGSLKQFVPWRKERAI; encoded by the exons ATGGCAATGGCGAGATCCAAGTCCGTCAACACGGACCCCAGCTCCACGCCCCCGAAGCTCTCCCTCTACTCGCTTCCAAGCCAACGGCCGGAGCCGGCCGGGATGGCAACTCCGCCCCTTCGCGTCCCGGTCTCCGTCCCTTTTGCATGGGAGGAGGCCCCCGGGAAGCCGAGGAAGGAGCGCGGCCCTTGCGATCCCAGGCCGAGCCCAAGGCCCCGATGGCACCGGGGCTTGGACCTCCCGCCGAGGATGGTGGCGGGGGAGATGAGGAGCAGCACCATGTCCTCCATCCCCGTCCTCGACGGGCCATATGTTTTGGGCCGGGCCACCTCCTGCTACTCTTTCTCCTTGGGAGACGAGAACCCGGTTAAGAGCAAGGAGAGTGGGGTCTGGTTTTGGAGGAGGGGAAGGGAGAGGAAGGTGAGGAGGTATAGGAATTGGGAGATGAATTTTAGGGGCTTGAGGGGTTTTATTTCCCCTTCTCTTTCCTCTTCATCTCAGTCTTCTGCTGGCTCTAGTGGTGGAGATGGGATTGGcaatgaggaggaggaggaggaggaggaggaagaggcggaAGCTAAACATGACAAGAAGGTGAGAATTACAAGGTTTAGGAGGACTAAGAGCCTGGCAAGTGCCTCCTCTCACGCTACCTCTCACCTGTGG GCCGGCATTTATGGGAGCCTGAAGCAATTTGTACCGTGGAGGAAAGAGCGTGCGATCTGA